A window of the Amycolatopsis solani genome harbors these coding sequences:
- a CDS encoding SsgA family sporulation/cell division regulator: MADPHSVTSAGVDFALRTFGAGPRPVPAELEYDTRDPYAVAVVLHAGPSAVRWLFGRDLLADGLLARCGDGDVRIGPAGDPALVVVELNSPDGAAVLEAPAKELAAFLDRTYDVVPAGSESDWFDFDTELEKLSYQD; encoded by the coding sequence ATGGCCGACCCGCACAGCGTGACCAGCGCCGGCGTGGACTTCGCCCTGCGCACCTTCGGCGCCGGGCCGCGGCCCGTGCCCGCCGAGCTCGAGTACGACACCCGGGATCCCTACGCGGTCGCCGTGGTGCTGCACGCCGGCCCGAGCGCGGTCCGGTGGCTCTTCGGGCGGGACCTGCTGGCCGACGGCCTGCTCGCCCGCTGCGGTGACGGTGACGTCCGGATCGGGCCCGCCGGAGATCCCGCGCTCGTCGTCGTGGAGCTGAACTCCCCCGACGGCGCCGCCGTGCTCGAAGCGCCCGCGAAGGAGCTCGCCGCCTTCCTCGACCGGACCTACGACGTCGTGCCGGCCGGCAGCGAGAGCGACTGGTTCGACTTCGACACCGAACTCGAGAAGCTGTCCTACCAGGACTGA
- a CDS encoding LLM class flavin-dependent oxidoreductase produces the protein MSRPLRKLGFLTIGLFDAADPRRGHESTLEIIELGERLGFDSAWVRHRHLQYGISSPVAVLAAASQRTSRIHLGTAVIPLGWENPLRLAEDLATVDLLSGGRLNPGISVGPPMRWDDVKEALYPDTADAEDFSYDRVERLLGFVRGKPATGFSGTQGFEVFSDRVQPQAPGLGERLWYGGASLRSAEWAGKHAMNFLTSSVVKAEGESTDFADIQLSHIQAFRAHHPDGEAARVSQGLVVIPTDRATPEQRAKYEAYARKRLPRTAEPQGPARMLFSPDFVGTSAEIADRLNAHKAFREIDEVAFALPFTFDHEDYVQILTDIAERLGPALGRNS, from the coding sequence GTGTCACGACCACTGCGGAAGCTCGGCTTCCTGACCATCGGCCTCTTCGACGCCGCCGACCCGCGGCGGGGGCACGAGTCGACCCTCGAGATCATCGAACTGGGTGAGCGGCTCGGGTTCGACAGCGCCTGGGTGCGCCACCGGCACCTGCAGTACGGCATCTCGTCGCCGGTCGCCGTGCTCGCCGCCGCGTCGCAGCGGACGAGCCGGATCCACCTCGGCACCGCCGTCATCCCGCTCGGCTGGGAGAACCCGCTGCGGCTCGCCGAGGACCTCGCCACCGTCGACCTGCTCTCCGGCGGGCGGCTCAACCCGGGGATCAGTGTCGGGCCGCCGATGCGCTGGGACGACGTCAAGGAAGCCCTCTACCCGGACACCGCCGACGCCGAGGACTTCTCCTACGACCGCGTGGAACGGCTGCTCGGGTTCGTGCGCGGCAAGCCGGCCACCGGGTTCAGCGGGACGCAGGGCTTCGAGGTGTTCTCCGACCGCGTCCAGCCGCAGGCGCCCGGGCTCGGCGAGCGCCTCTGGTACGGCGGGGCGAGCCTGCGCTCGGCCGAGTGGGCGGGCAAGCACGCGATGAACTTCCTGACCAGCAGCGTGGTCAAGGCCGAAGGCGAGAGCACGGACTTCGCGGACATCCAGCTGTCGCACATCCAGGCGTTCCGGGCCCACCACCCTGACGGCGAGGCCGCCCGCGTCTCGCAGGGCCTGGTCGTGATCCCGACCGACCGCGCGACGCCGGAGCAGCGCGCCAAGTACGAGGCCTACGCCCGGAAACGGCTGCCGCGCACGGCCGAACCGCAGGGCCCGGCCCGGATGCTCTTCTCCCCCGATTTCGTGGGCACGTCGGCGGAAATCGCCGACCGGCTGAACGCGCACAAGGCGTTCCGCGAAATCGACGAGGTGGCTTTCGCCCTGCCGTTCACCTTCGACCACGAAGATTATGTGCAGATCCTCACCGATATCGCGGAACGCCTCGGCCCGGCACTGGGCCGGAATTCCTGA
- the bdeA gene encoding bis(hydroxyethyl) terephthalate hydrolase, with amino-acid sequence MSALTSPPTSSGPGEKISRRRPWRAKAAGVLAAALAVTTAVATPAPAADNPYERGPAPTTASIEASRGSFATSTTTVSRLAVSGFGGGTIYYPTSTAAGTFGAISIAPGFTATQSSMAWLGPRLASQGFVVFTIDTLTTSDQPDSRGRQLLASLDYLTQQSSVRSRIDSSRLGVVGHSMGGGGTLEAARSRPSLQAAVPLTGWNLTKSWSTVQVPTLVVGAEADTVAPVATHSIPFYTSLPSSLDKAYLELRGASHFAPNSSNTTIAKYTLSWLKRFVDNDTRYEQFLCPIPGTSLSISDYRGTCPHNG; translated from the coding sequence ATGTCCGCACTCACCAGCCCGCCGACGTCGTCTGGCCCGGGTGAGAAAATTTCCCGCCGCCGCCCGTGGCGCGCCAAGGCCGCGGGGGTGCTCGCCGCCGCGCTGGCGGTGACCACCGCGGTCGCCACGCCGGCACCCGCCGCCGACAACCCCTACGAACGCGGGCCCGCCCCGACCACGGCCAGCATCGAGGCCAGCCGGGGCAGCTTCGCGACCAGCACCACCACCGTGTCGAGACTGGCCGTCTCGGGCTTCGGCGGGGGCACCATCTACTACCCGACGAGCACGGCCGCCGGCACGTTCGGCGCGATCTCGATCGCCCCCGGCTTCACCGCCACGCAGTCGAGCATGGCCTGGCTGGGCCCGCGCCTGGCGTCCCAGGGCTTCGTGGTGTTCACCATCGACACCCTGACCACCAGCGACCAGCCCGACAGCCGGGGCCGCCAGCTGCTGGCCTCACTCGACTACCTCACCCAGCAGAGCTCGGTCCGGTCCCGCATCGACAGCAGCAGGCTCGGCGTCGTCGGGCACTCGATGGGCGGCGGCGGCACGCTCGAAGCGGCGCGCTCACGGCCGTCGCTGCAGGCCGCCGTGCCGCTGACCGGCTGGAACCTGACGAAGAGCTGGTCGACGGTGCAGGTGCCGACCCTGGTCGTCGGGGCGGAGGCGGACACCGTCGCGCCGGTGGCGACGCACTCGATCCCGTTCTACACCAGCCTGCCGTCCTCTTTGGACAAAGCGTACCTCGAACTGCGCGGGGCCAGCCACTTCGCGCCGAACTCGTCGAACACGACGATCGCGAAGTACACGCTGTCCTGGCTCAAGCGGTTCGTCGACAACGACACCCGCTACGAGCAGTTCCTCTGCCCGATCCCCGGCACCAGTCTGTCCATTTCGGACTACCGGGGCACCTGCCCGCACAACGGCTGA
- the sigK gene encoding ECF RNA polymerase sigma factor SigK, with product MGERGRLRLHPDETPVPPPSAEELLRRVAAGDETAFSSLYDLVAGPVLGLVTRVLRNHAQAEEVAQEVLVEVWRKATRYVPERGSALSWVLTIAHRRAVDRVRSHQAVLDREDRAGRMDVRRPFDEVTESTLAGLDQQRVRQCLSALTDLQRESIVLAYYNGYTYPEVAEVLKVAPGTVKTRIRDGLIRLRDCLGVDR from the coding sequence ATGGGTGAGCGTGGACGGCTACGGCTGCATCCGGACGAGACGCCGGTGCCTCCGCCGAGCGCCGAGGAACTGCTGCGGCGGGTGGCGGCGGGTGACGAGACCGCGTTCTCGTCGCTCTACGACCTCGTCGCCGGCCCGGTGCTCGGGCTGGTGACGCGCGTGCTGCGCAACCACGCGCAAGCCGAGGAAGTGGCTCAGGAGGTGTTGGTGGAGGTGTGGCGCAAGGCCACGAGGTACGTCCCGGAGCGCGGGAGCGCGCTTTCGTGGGTGCTGACGATCGCGCACCGCCGGGCCGTCGACCGCGTGCGCTCGCACCAGGCCGTGCTCGACCGGGAGGACCGGGCCGGGCGGATGGACGTGCGGCGGCCGTTCGACGAGGTCACCGAGTCCACTTTGGCCGGTCTGGACCAGCAGCGGGTGCGGCAGTGCCTGTCCGCGCTCACCGACCTGCAGCGCGAGTCGATCGTGCTGGCCTACTACAACGGCTACACCTACCCCGAGGTCGCCGAGGTGCTGAAGGTGGCGCCGGGAACCGTGAAGACCCGGATCCGCGATGGCCTGATTCGGCTGCGTGACTGCTTGGGGGTGGACCGATGA
- a CDS encoding TetR/AcrR family transcriptional regulator, whose product MTTDARTPLSRERVLRAAVALADEHGLPAVTMRRLADELGAEAMSLYYHVAKKEDVLDGIVDVVAQEINEAVAALEPGPDWKRTARRRILAAREVFLRHRWAPALFGTRSSTSVAVLKYYDNLVGLMREGGFSHDRIHHALHALGSRALGFSQEPFDPGPGSSAEVPPEVVAQLPNLVAMLSEIAHDDPDSTLGWCDDQAEFEFGLDLVLDGLDRLR is encoded by the coding sequence GTGACCACTGACGCCCGGACCCCGCTGAGCCGGGAGCGCGTCCTGCGCGCGGCCGTCGCGCTCGCCGACGAGCACGGCCTGCCCGCGGTGACGATGCGCCGGCTCGCGGACGAACTCGGCGCCGAGGCGATGTCGCTCTACTACCACGTGGCCAAGAAGGAAGACGTGCTCGACGGGATCGTCGACGTCGTGGCCCAGGAGATCAACGAGGCGGTCGCCGCACTCGAGCCCGGCCCGGACTGGAAGCGGACGGCCCGGCGGCGCATCCTCGCCGCCCGCGAGGTGTTCCTCCGCCACCGCTGGGCCCCGGCGCTGTTCGGGACGCGGTCGTCGACGAGCGTGGCGGTGCTGAAGTACTACGACAACCTGGTCGGCTTGATGCGCGAAGGCGGCTTCTCGCACGACCGGATCCACCACGCGCTGCACGCGCTCGGCAGCCGGGCGCTGGGGTTCAGCCAGGAGCCGTTCGACCCCGGCCCGGGCTCGTCGGCCGAAGTCCCGCCGGAGGTGGTCGCGCAGCTGCCCAACCTGGTGGCCATGCTGAGCGAGATCGCCCACGACGACCCGGATTCGACGCTGGGCTGGTGCGACGACCAGGCGGAGTTCGAGTTCGGCCTGGACCTCGTCCTCGACGGCCTGGACCGGCTGCGGTAG
- a CDS encoding DsbA family oxidoreductase, translated as MWSDLVCPWCYLGKRRFEQAVAELGVDVEVVHHSFQLDPSFPRGTSRPTREVLAEKYGRTLEEADAMEAQMEERAAADGLEYHLHGVHMGNTVDGHRLVHLAADRGLADAVVDRFYRAHFTERRSLFDRDSLVELAAEAGLDAEEARAVLESDAYEAEVAADGEQARALGASGVPFFVVDQRFGVSGAQSPEVFAQVLTRAAEVSGAAAG; from the coding sequence ATCTGGTCCGATCTCGTCTGTCCCTGGTGCTATCTCGGCAAACGCCGCTTCGAGCAGGCGGTCGCCGAACTCGGCGTCGACGTCGAGGTGGTGCACCACTCGTTCCAGCTCGACCCGTCGTTCCCGCGCGGGACTTCGCGTCCGACGCGAGAGGTGCTGGCCGAAAAGTACGGCCGCACACTGGAAGAAGCCGACGCGATGGAAGCGCAGATGGAGGAACGCGCGGCCGCCGACGGCCTCGAGTACCACCTGCACGGCGTCCACATGGGCAACACCGTCGACGGCCACCGCCTGGTGCACCTCGCGGCCGACCGCGGCCTGGCCGATGCCGTCGTCGACCGCTTCTACCGCGCGCACTTCACCGAGCGCCGGTCGCTGTTCGACCGCGACTCACTGGTGGAGCTGGCCGCCGAAGCGGGTCTGGACGCCGAAGAGGCGCGGGCCGTGCTCGAATCCGACGCCTACGAAGCCGAAGTGGCGGCGGACGGCGAGCAGGCCCGCGCCCTCGGCGCGTCCGGCGTCCCGTTCTTCGTGGTCGACCAGCGCTTCGGCGTGTCAGGCGCCCAGTCACCGGAGGTGTTCGCCCAGGTGCTGACCCGCGCGGCGGAGGTCAGCGGCGCCGCCGCCGGCTGA
- a CDS encoding aldo/keto reductase — protein sequence MTERTTLQLGDLTTGRIGYGAMRLTGPGHWGDYPDRAAGLELLRRVVDAGVTLIDTADVYGPHTNEQLIREALHPYPEHLVLATKGGFVRSGPEISTIAAIGHRQYLRQSAMLSARRLGVERIDLYYLHSGYAQDASFEDQVGTLAELRQEGVIRHIGLSNVTLEQLKAAREIVDIAAVTAHYNVVDRHEQPLLDAATEAGAVFVPWQPVSLSTPGAPTDTAGPAAVRRVLEPIAARHGATVSQVALAWLLGRSPAVMPIPGTTSLAHVRENLAAQDLVLSPEEVAEITALRR from the coding sequence ATGACCGAACGAACCACCCTCCAGCTCGGCGACCTGACGACCGGCCGGATCGGCTACGGCGCGATGCGGCTCACCGGCCCCGGCCACTGGGGCGACTACCCCGACCGGGCCGCGGGCCTCGAGCTGCTGCGCCGGGTCGTCGACGCCGGCGTCACGCTGATCGACACCGCCGACGTCTACGGCCCGCACACCAACGAGCAGCTGATCCGCGAAGCCCTCCACCCGTACCCGGAGCACCTGGTGCTCGCGACCAAGGGCGGCTTCGTTCGCAGCGGCCCGGAGATCTCCACGATCGCCGCGATCGGGCACCGCCAGTACCTGCGCCAGTCCGCGATGCTGTCCGCGCGCCGCCTCGGCGTCGAGCGGATCGACCTCTACTACCTGCACAGCGGCTACGCGCAGGACGCGTCCTTCGAAGACCAGGTCGGCACGCTCGCCGAGCTGCGGCAGGAGGGGGTGATCCGGCACATCGGCCTGTCCAACGTGACGCTGGAGCAGCTGAAGGCCGCCCGCGAGATCGTCGACATCGCCGCCGTCACCGCGCACTACAACGTCGTGGACCGGCACGAACAGCCGTTGCTGGACGCCGCCACCGAGGCCGGCGCGGTCTTCGTCCCGTGGCAGCCGGTGTCGCTCAGCACGCCGGGCGCGCCGACCGACACCGCCGGGCCGGCCGCCGTCCGCCGCGTCCTCGAACCGATCGCGGCCCGCCACGGCGCCACCGTCTCCCAGGTCGCGCTCGCCTGGCTGCTCGGCCGCTCGCCCGCCGTCATGCCGATCCCCGGGACGACGTCGCTCGCGCACGTGCGCGAAAACCTCGCCGCGCAGGACCTCGTCCTGAGCCCCGAAGAGGTCGCCGAGATCACCGCGCTGCGACGGTGA
- a CDS encoding NAD(P)-dependent alcohol dehydrogenase has protein sequence MKALVQRMYGSPEALTWEDLPDPVPGEGEVLVRVHATSVNPYDWHFLRGEPRVARVMTGGFGLRRPPVGVLGCDLAGRVETAGTEFSPGDDVYALLPRGAHAEYVCVPESLLAPMPANLSHEQAATMPMAAVTALVALRGVAPGQRVLVNGASGGVGTFAVQLAKALGADVDAVCGAANAELVRSLGATHVFDYRTQDFTRGGRRYAFVLDVAGGRTLFACRRILERDGTFVAVGGPAGRWLQPAGHVFAALAAGPFARRRVVLADAVGCPDKKAVLGELAAFAERGALTPVIDRTYPFDDLRAAFAYQEAGHTRGKLAVTVAAR, from the coding sequence ATGAAGGCTCTCGTACAGCGTATGTACGGTTCGCCCGAAGCTCTGACCTGGGAAGACCTGCCCGATCCCGTCCCCGGCGAAGGCGAGGTGCTGGTCCGGGTGCACGCCACCTCGGTCAACCCGTACGACTGGCACTTCCTCAGAGGCGAGCCCCGCGTGGCGCGCGTGATGACCGGCGGCTTCGGGCTCCGCCGCCCGCCGGTGGGCGTCCTCGGCTGCGACCTCGCCGGCCGGGTGGAGACGGCCGGGACCGAGTTCTCACCCGGCGACGACGTCTACGCCCTGCTGCCGCGGGGTGCCCACGCCGAGTACGTGTGCGTGCCCGAAAGCCTGCTGGCACCGATGCCGGCGAACCTGTCCCACGAGCAAGCCGCGACGATGCCGATGGCCGCCGTCACCGCGCTGGTCGCCCTGCGGGGCGTGGCGCCGGGGCAGCGGGTCCTCGTCAACGGCGCTTCCGGCGGCGTCGGCACCTTCGCCGTCCAGCTGGCCAAGGCACTCGGGGCCGACGTCGACGCCGTGTGCGGCGCGGCCAACGCCGAGCTGGTCCGGTCCCTCGGCGCCACGCACGTCTTCGACTACCGGACCCAAGACTTCACGCGCGGCGGCCGCCGCTACGCCTTCGTGCTGGACGTCGCGGGCGGCCGGACGCTGTTCGCCTGCCGCCGGATCCTCGAGCGGGACGGCACCTTCGTCGCCGTCGGCGGCCCGGCCGGGCGCTGGCTGCAGCCCGCCGGGCACGTCTTCGCCGCGTTGGCGGCCGGCCCGTTCGCGCGACGGCGGGTCGTGCTCGCCGACGCGGTGGGCTGCCCGGACAAGAAGGCGGTGCTGGGCGAGCTGGCCGCGTTCGCCGAGCGCGGCGCGCTCACACCGGTCATCGACCGGACCTACCCGTTCGACGACCTGCGTGCCGCGTTCGCCTACCAGGAAGCCGGGCACACCCGGGGAAAGCTTGCCGTCACCGTCGCAGCGCGGTGA
- a CDS encoding anti-sigma factor, giving the protein MTAELHTLTGAYALDAVSDVERAEFERHLGECPACRQEVAELRATGARLGVAAEVTPPPELKLVVLADVARTRQVPPRVPVVRKLSRAKTWQVRVALFGAAAAAVAAVVLAGVQTTTVPQQKADPVLAAPDATAIQGTGQGSATLVVSRSRNQAVLLASGLPALDAAHVYQVWLIGKGGAHSAGLMQPESPDRMRPMETTLPAGVDRIGITVEPAGGSPGPTTPSVTRIDLT; this is encoded by the coding sequence ATGACCGCCGAGCTGCACACGCTGACCGGGGCCTACGCGCTCGACGCCGTGTCCGATGTGGAGCGGGCCGAGTTCGAACGGCACCTCGGGGAGTGCCCTGCCTGCCGTCAGGAGGTCGCGGAACTGCGCGCGACCGGCGCCCGGCTCGGCGTGGCCGCCGAAGTGACGCCGCCGCCGGAGCTGAAGCTGGTCGTGCTCGCCGACGTGGCCCGCACCCGGCAGGTGCCGCCGCGGGTGCCCGTGGTGCGCAAGCTCAGCCGCGCTAAGACGTGGCAGGTGCGCGTCGCGCTGTTCGGGGCCGCCGCGGCGGCCGTGGCGGCGGTGGTGCTGGCCGGCGTGCAGACCACGACCGTCCCGCAGCAGAAGGCCGATCCGGTGCTCGCCGCCCCGGACGCCACGGCGATCCAGGGGACCGGACAAGGCAGTGCGACGCTCGTGGTTTCCCGCAGCCGCAACCAGGCCGTCCTGCTCGCGTCCGGGCTGCCCGCCCTCGACGCGGCGCACGTCTACCAGGTGTGGCTGATCGGCAAGGGCGGCGCGCATTCGGCCGGGCTGATGCAGCCGGAGTCGCCGGACCGCATGCGGCCCATGGAGACCACCCTGCCGGCGGGGGTCGACCGGATCGGGATCACCGTCGAGCCCGCGGGCGGTTCACCCGGCCCGACGACGCCGTCGGTCACCCGGATCGACCTGACCTGA
- a CDS encoding QsdR family transcriptional regulator translates to MTVSTDDIVRHAARLLFTGTRLDLGRMAAELGISRTTFFRRVGNRDDLMGAGLRLLSDRTWQRALDGWHTAHGDAVRTPEGRLRCLWVMEEYRREVAGNDGMRKLIEAESAVALRVLTDPRGAVQPVLVDQHVELFRADAEAAGLTPLVGLPDLAFAVVRLGESFLYSDVLAARTVDLTVATTLLDTLVRGALEPGATR, encoded by the coding sequence GTGACCGTCTCGACCGACGACATCGTCCGGCACGCCGCGCGGCTGCTGTTCACCGGAACCCGCCTCGACCTCGGCCGGATGGCCGCCGAACTCGGGATTTCGCGCACGACGTTCTTCCGCCGCGTCGGCAACCGCGACGACCTCATGGGCGCGGGCCTGCGGCTGCTGTCCGACCGCACCTGGCAGCGGGCGCTCGACGGCTGGCACACCGCGCACGGCGACGCGGTCCGCACGCCGGAAGGCCGGTTGCGCTGCCTGTGGGTCATGGAGGAGTACCGCCGCGAGGTCGCCGGCAACGACGGCATGCGCAAGCTGATCGAGGCGGAGTCGGCGGTCGCCCTGCGGGTGCTGACCGATCCGCGCGGTGCGGTCCAGCCGGTCCTGGTCGACCAGCACGTGGAGCTGTTCCGCGCCGACGCCGAAGCGGCCGGGCTGACCCCGCTGGTGGGACTGCCGGACCTGGCGTTCGCCGTGGTGCGGCTCGGCGAATCGTTCCTGTACTCGGACGTGCTGGCCGCGCGCACGGTGGACCTGACGGTAGCGACCACCCTCCTGGACACGCTGGTCCGCGGCGCGCTGGAGCCCGGCGCCACCCGCTGA
- a CDS encoding class I adenylate-forming enzyme family protein produces MSFFLTKVLAALDDGGDRPLFIQNSVTTYHQARDRLHRLHAGLGGGGVVAIDLRNRPETLLVQLAALLRGATVLLVPASAPDGPRYPGVSTVVTDRPRRWPGEDVRTVEDLDGEPVPLEPPGTVHLLFPTGGTTGTPKLIRHSGIYDGMAHIFAPSPDGPGRTLLVAPMTHMTGNATVLGVLLRGDTVVVHDGFDAGAVLAAIQEHRIDTLSLTPPRLAALLDHPARPDTDLSSVRSLSLGAAPLPPHRLAQALDVFGPVVGQGYGLTEAPMIASISAAELAGRPDRLGSVGRIVPGMEARLTGDGEVEVRGLAMMDGYLGGPKVGAGWLRTGDLGRFDDEGYLYLLDRADDVVVTGEHGTKVPTTVVEHAIATHPAVAGAAVFGVPGPDGQLLHAVVVATGPISADEVRAHARAAFGREHYVPAGVDFVAALPLTEVGKVDKRALAQLVTAPSDDDLTSLTYLPSTPSGNLFGSGSQP; encoded by the coding sequence GTGAGCTTCTTCCTGACGAAGGTCCTCGCCGCGCTCGACGACGGTGGCGACCGTCCGCTGTTCATCCAGAACAGCGTCACGACCTACCACCAGGCCCGCGACCGGCTCCACCGGCTGCACGCGGGCCTCGGCGGGGGCGGGGTCGTCGCGATCGACCTCCGCAACCGCCCCGAGACGCTCCTCGTCCAGCTCGCCGCCCTGCTGCGCGGGGCGACCGTCCTGCTGGTCCCGGCGTCCGCGCCGGACGGGCCGCGGTACCCGGGCGTGAGCACCGTCGTCACCGACCGCCCGCGGCGCTGGCCCGGCGAAGACGTCCGGACCGTCGAAGACCTCGACGGCGAACCGGTGCCCCTCGAGCCGCCGGGCACCGTCCACCTCCTCTTTCCCACCGGGGGCACCACCGGCACCCCCAAGCTCATCCGCCACAGCGGCATCTACGACGGCATGGCGCACATCTTCGCGCCGTCGCCGGACGGCCCGGGCCGGACGCTGCTCGTCGCCCCGATGACGCACATGACCGGCAACGCCACCGTGCTCGGCGTGCTGCTGCGGGGCGACACCGTCGTGGTGCACGACGGCTTCGACGCCGGCGCGGTCCTCGCCGCGATCCAGGAGCACCGGATCGACACGCTCTCGCTGACCCCGCCCCGGCTGGCCGCGCTCCTCGACCACCCGGCGCGGCCGGACACCGACCTGAGCAGCGTCCGGTCACTCTCGCTCGGCGCCGCGCCGCTGCCACCGCACCGGCTCGCGCAGGCGCTCGACGTGTTCGGGCCGGTCGTCGGCCAGGGGTACGGCCTCACCGAGGCCCCGATGATCGCGAGCATCTCCGCCGCGGAGCTGGCCGGCCGCCCGGACCGGCTGGGCTCGGTCGGCCGGATCGTCCCCGGCATGGAGGCCCGGCTCACCGGCGACGGCGAGGTCGAAGTGCGCGGGCTGGCCATGATGGACGGCTACCTCGGCGGGCCGAAGGTCGGCGCCGGCTGGCTCCGCACCGGCGACCTCGGCCGCTTCGACGACGAGGGCTACCTGTACCTGCTCGACCGCGCGGACGACGTCGTCGTGACCGGCGAGCACGGCACGAAGGTCCCCACGACCGTCGTCGAGCACGCCATCGCGACGCACCCGGCGGTCGCCGGCGCGGCCGTCTTCGGCGTCCCCGGCCCGGACGGGCAGCTGCTGCACGCCGTCGTCGTGGCCACCGGGCCGATCAGCGCCGACGAGGTCCGCGCCCACGCGAGGGCGGCCTTCGGCCGAGAGCACTACGTCCCGGCCGGTGTGGACTTCGTCGCCGCGCTGCCGCTCACCGAGGTCGGCAAGGTGGACAAGCGCGCTCTCGCTCAGCTCGTGACGGCGCCGTCCGACGACGACTTGACCAGCTTGACGTACTTGCCGAGCACGCCTTCCGGGAACTTGTTCGGCAGCGGCTCCCAGCCCTGA
- a CDS encoding fasciclin domain-containing protein, which produces MTKLRVAGIGVAAVAALSLAACSSSDTASSGSSSAPAPSSSMAAPSSSAAAAGDGMTTNADVFGPACSQLPQGSAPGSLDSMGPQPVASAASTNPLLTKLVAAVKATNLVDTLNSAPSITVFAPADPAFAALGDAKFNELAGKPAELSPILQYHVVGKRYDAKGLAAAGSLDTLNAAGGQLKIEGSGENMTVNGAKILCGNIPTKNATVFVIDKVLTPGTNK; this is translated from the coding sequence GTGACCAAGCTTCGTGTCGCCGGAATCGGCGTCGCCGCTGTCGCCGCTCTTTCGCTGGCCGCGTGCAGCAGCAGCGACACCGCTTCGTCGGGCAGCTCCAGCGCCCCCGCCCCGTCGTCGTCGATGGCCGCCCCGTCCTCCAGCGCCGCCGCGGCCGGCGACGGCATGACCACCAACGCCGACGTCTTCGGCCCGGCCTGTTCCCAGCTGCCGCAGGGGTCCGCGCCCGGTTCGCTGGACTCGATGGGCCCGCAGCCGGTCGCCTCGGCCGCGTCGACGAACCCGCTGCTGACCAAGCTGGTGGCGGCGGTCAAGGCCACCAACCTGGTGGACACGCTCAACAGCGCGCCCTCGATCACGGTGTTCGCCCCGGCCGACCCGGCCTTCGCCGCCCTCGGTGACGCGAAGTTCAACGAGCTGGCGGGCAAGCCGGCCGAGCTGTCGCCGATCCTGCAGTACCACGTCGTCGGCAAGCGCTACGACGCCAAGGGCCTCGCGGCCGCGGGCTCGCTCGACACCCTCAACGCGGCCGGTGGGCAGCTGAAGATCGAGGGTTCCGGTGAGAACATGACGGTCAACGGCGCGAAGATCCTGTGCGGGAACATCCCGACGAAGAACGCCACGGTCTTCGTGATCGACAAGGTCCTCACGCCGGGCACCAACAAGTAA
- a CDS encoding helix-turn-helix transcriptional regulator, giving the protein MAATELGEFLRARRAALDPRRAGLPDDGRLRRVPGLRREELAQLAHISIDYVVRLEQGRTRRVSRAVLDALADALRLAPDERAYLFTLADVAPETRAPAEDHVAGPLRQLLDGMPDVPAMVLNRRQDVLAWNRAAVALLGDFGARPPAERNLIRLTFLDEDYRARYADWPRAAGACVEVLRMESGRDPADPVLAALVRELLEKDADFRLWWDTHQVRGARELTKTYRHPVAGPVTLDVQQFAVETHPGQRLVAYTAEPGSPSEEALRFLLQWAAEPAER; this is encoded by the coding sequence ATGGCAGCCACCGAACTGGGCGAGTTCCTCCGGGCCCGCCGCGCCGCGCTCGACCCGCGACGGGCCGGGCTGCCCGACGACGGGCGGCTCCGGCGGGTCCCCGGCCTGCGCCGGGAAGAGCTGGCCCAGCTCGCGCACATCAGCATCGACTACGTGGTCCGGCTGGAGCAGGGCCGCACGCGGCGCGTGTCCCGCGCGGTCCTCGACGCCCTCGCCGACGCGCTGCGGCTGGCCCCGGACGAGCGCGCGTACCTGTTCACCCTCGCCGACGTCGCCCCGGAGACCCGGGCGCCGGCCGAGGACCACGTCGCGGGCCCGCTGCGGCAGCTGCTCGACGGCATGCCGGACGTCCCGGCGATGGTGCTGAACCGCCGTCAGGACGTGCTGGCCTGGAACCGCGCGGCGGTCGCGCTGCTGGGCGACTTCGGCGCGCGCCCGCCCGCCGAGCGGAACCTGATCCGGTTGACGTTCCTCGACGAGGACTACCGCGCCCGCTACGCGGACTGGCCGCGGGCGGCGGGCGCGTGCGTCGAGGTGCTGCGGATGGAGTCCGGCCGCGACCCGGCCGACCCGGTGCTCGCCGCGCTCGTGCGCGAGCTGCTGGAGAAGGACGCGGACTTCCGGCTGTGGTGGGACACCCACCAGGTGCGCGGGGCCCGGGAGCTGACCAAGACCTACCGGCACCCGGTGGCGGGGCCGGTCACCCTGGACGTCCAGCAGTTCGCCGTCGAGACGCACCCCGGACAGCGGCTGGTGGCCTACACCGCCGAGCCCGGCTCACCGTCGGAAGAGGCGCTGCGGTTCCTGCTGCAGTGGGCCGCCGAGCCCGCGGAACGCTGA